AGCATTGTCCACTTCCACTTTTTCTTCTTGTGTAATAGCTGCCTCATTCATAGAAGCACTATTATTACTTATATCATCATCCGTATCCTTTACTTGTTCTTCTTCAATTTTAATAGTTATTCTGTCATTTTTATTCACTTTGTATTGAAAAGACTTGATGTCACCATTAACATAGATATCAGTATCATCTACACTTATATCCGCAATTTTTAATATGTCAGCAATAGAATAATCTGTATAGATCTTGATATCATCTTTATCAACTATACTATAATCCATATTTTTATCTGTGTTATTAACCAGAATCTTATAAGGCAAATTAAGTTTAGTATCATTGATATAAATATTATATGGTTCATATTTATCAATTATATCTATAAGCAATAACTTTGGTGTTATTCCATGTTTAGCTTCTCTAAGTATAATATTATCGTTAGCACTAATAGGATGGTTAAGACCTACCACTTTATCATTGACAAGTATAACGGCAGGTTCTCCAGTAGTACCTCTTAATTTTTTTTCTTCGCCATTTAACTTATAGTGCAGATCTTTTCCACGTCTACAAATAAGATTTTTATGATTAAATCCCTTATAGGCTACTATATCCACTAAAGTTAAATTATTATTGTTGAATATCTTCAATTTCTCACCATTCAAAGAAACATTAATAAAATCATTATTATCTTTATTAATGCCACTCAAGCATATACCAACAGGTGTTACCATTTCAGGATTTTTGGAACTTTTATTTTTGAAATATACATTATTGAGAACTTCATATCCTCTAAGAGCAACACGTTCATTTGGTAGTTCAAGTTTCTCAGATAATATATTAGTAAATTTCTTAAGCCTTCCTCCACCACCAACACAGAAAACTGCATTTGTGGTTTTTCCACCGTTAAGTTCCATTATTTTACTACTTATATTTTCAGCAAGAGAGTCCATAGTTGGTCTTATCTTGTTATAAATCTCATCAGAACTGACTTTATGTGTGATTCCCATGATATCTTTGAAAACTATTGTCTTCACCTTATTAAGCTTAAGTTTAATTTTCTCAGCAGTCTCAAAGTCAACTAAATAATCATGTACAATCTGTTCTGTGATTTCATCACCTGCCATTGGTATCATACCATATGCGATTATACTGCCTTCTTTTGTAATAGCAATATCCGATGTACCTGCCCCAATATCAACTAAAGCAATATTCAATAATCTATATTGTTCGGGAATAGCAATATTTATGGCTGCAATTGGTTCTAATGTAAGACTTGATATTTTTAGATTGCATTTATCAATAACTGAATACAGACTATCTACAACTTCCTGAGGTAAAAATGTTGCAAGTAGATCTACCCCTATTTTATTACCTTTATGCCCTTCCAAATTTGAGAATGTATAATCATTTAAATAATATTTAATTACACTATATCCTACACAATGGTATGCATTACCTTCAATTAATTCTTTGTTTAATTTTTCGTGGGCTTTTTCCATAGCCATAAGTTCTAACAGATGGATATGGTCTTTATTTATTACTTGATTAGTTTCCATTTGTTCTTCCACATGAACTTGATAGGTCTTCAAAACTCGTCCTGCGGCAGCGATGCACACGTTTTTCAACTGAAATCCTATTTGCTTTTCCAGTTTTGATTTAACCAAGTTAACTGTTTCAGCAACTTTTTCTATATCATGTATCTGTCCATCAATCATAGCTCTTGTATTATGTAAAGCTGTATAATTACCAATTATGTTAAACTTATCGTTGTCCATGTAACCTACAATTCCTACTATACTTCTAGTTCCTATATCTAGTCCAAAAACATACTCGTTAATATGTAATATCTCTTCTGATGTCATAGCTTAAAAATCACCTCAAATGCTTATTACAGAAATTTAAAACACATATCTTTATTCTTAATTACTATTTGAATCAATCGATTGCATACATATACATAATATATAATAACACATAAATAGAAAAAATCTAGACTTTTATACTTTTTTTAACAAAAGAGGATTAGATTCTTTTTGAAAATAATCCCCTGCCATACACTAGTATTAAATTTATCATTTAGAAATATATAAATCTTTTATTCCTTTATAATTATTATAGATTGAAGGATTCAAGCTTCCTTTAACTCTATCCTTAGAAATGATTGCAGATGTTCTGAAAAACAAGCTGAAGTAAGGCAATTCATCTGCAAATAAATTTTTAAATTCATTAGTAGAACTTAATATATCATTATCGTTAATACTTCCAAAAATAGTTTCTAAAACTCTATCCATATCTGGATTATTATAAGAAATAAAATTACTACCATTTTCAATTTGAGATGAATGGAAAGCAAATGTAAAATCAGGCACTACTGATAATTTCCATTCCCCTAATAATAGGTCAAAATCTTTGTTAACTATTTTTTGGTTATATGTTACATTATCAACCAAATCAATATTTATAATGAAACCAACATTCTCTAAAGATTCTTTGATCTTATTCGCAATTCTTAGTCTAAGAGGATTCTCGCTATTAACTAATAACCTTAAACTAGGTTTTTGTTCTTCTCCATTAGCATCAGCATAACCAGCTGCAGCAATTAATTCTTTTGATTTATCAGTATCTTTCTCATAAGTAACAGATTCACTTTCATTCAGCCATGATTTTGGATGTATTGGATATTCAGTTATATAAGCATGGTCTAAGAATTCATTTTTTATGATATCTTTCCTATCAATTGCATAAGCTATAGACTTTCTGATATTCTTATCATTTAATAATGTATTATTAAAATTAAATCCTAAAAATGTATAATAATATGTTGGATACTCTGTCAAAGAAACTCCTTCGGTCTCTGCATAGTCTTGCCAATCAAATTTTGTTGGATTTATTATATCAACGATGTTTTGGTTAAAAGCATCTGAATCATTATTTTTATCCCTAGTTATTATGCCTTTTATTTTTTCTACATACACTTCACCATTATACCAATTTTCATTGGCTGTAAGATTAAGTTCTTTCATTGTAGTAAAGTCAGCAAATGCATAAGCTCCTGTACCAATTGGTCTCATACTATTATCTTCGTTTGATTTATAATGATGTTTAGGTATTATAGGAAAATTCATGGTATATAAAGAAAATGCAAATGGTTGGTCAAAATAAATTTTAAAAGTATATTGATCCACTGCAGAAGCTCTCTTATAGTTTTTAACATTATTTTTATATATTGAATCTTCAGGTGCAGCTTTTAGAGTTTCTATTGTGTAGATAACATCATCAGAATGTAATTCTTCTCCATCATGAAATAAAACATTCTTCTTTAAAGTAATAGTAATGGTAGTTCCAGAATCTGATAATTGATATGAATCCACAAGATTAGGAACCGGCTTTTCTTTATCATCTAATTCAAATAAAGAATCAAATACTAGCTTCAATACCTGATCTACAGTTCTATCAGTATTAAGTAATGGATTAAGCGTAGATGGATCTCTCATTAACAATTTTAATTCTCCACCAAATTCTGGAGTAGCTTCAACCACTTTCTCTTTTTCGTCTTGTTGATTTACTTGTGTATTTTCTATAGCATCTTTATCTGTTGTTTTAGTACACCCGCTTAATAGGGAAAAACATAATATCAATAGCATAATTAAAGATAATTTTTTCATTATTATTCCTCCTGTTGACTAGTCTAAATATTTTTTCATCTGATCATAAGTAATATCTAGTGTATTACTATTATCAATTATCACATCAGCATATTTTCTGAATTCTTCATCTGATAATTGTTTGCTAATTATATTCATAGCTGATTCAGTAGAAATGTTTCTATATTTCAACAACCTCTCAATACGAACATCAATATCACAATAGATATACCAATATTCATCTATCAAGGAATATATTTCACCTTCGCCTAAGGCAGTTATTTCTAAGACGATATAAGAATATTTATTTTCATTTTTCAATTTGTTGATAATATTCGTTATATCCTCATTTATATATGGATGAGTTATTTCTGTTAAATGCTTTAATTCTTTTTCATCAGCAAAAACTAACTTTCCTAGCTTACTTCTATTAATATTGCCATTATCATCCAAAATATGCTTTCCGAAATGATTTACAATCTTTTTATATGCTTTGCTATCTTTACTAATAACATTATGTGCAATCTCATCGGCATCAATGATATATGCGTTAAATCTATTTTTAAATAGATTAGATACTTCTGATTTGCCGCTTCCACAACCGCCGATTACTCCAATAATTTTCATTCAATCAACTCCAAGATTATACAAATTTTAATTCATGTAATCTTACTACATATTAGAAATTTTTGCAAATTAATACATAATTAGGGAAAAATATTATTTCGTATCATACCAAGTCATTCCCATATTCATATCAACTTCTAATTTTACACTTATATCAACTGCATTTTCCATTTCTTCTACTAAATATTTTTTTACTAATTCAACCTCATCCCTGTGTGCTTCTATTAATAATTCATCGTGTATTTGAAGAATTAATCTTGAACGAAGTTTTTCTGATTTTAGCTTATTGCTAATATTAATCATAGCAATTTTAATAACATCAGCGGCACTACCTTGTATAGGTGTATTCATAGCGATTCTCTCACCAAAGGCACGTTGCATGAAATTACTGGAATTAAGTTCTGGAATTGGTCTTCTCCTATTAAGCATTGTTAGGGAATACCCTCTATTCTTAGCAAACCTTATACAATTATCAAGGTATATCTTTACACTTGGGTACTTTTTAAAATATTTATCTATATATTCTTGTGCTTCTTTTCTTGTAATATGGAGATCTTGACTTAAACTAAATGCTCCTATCCCATATACAATTCCAAAGTTAACAGCTTTTGCATTACTTCTTTGCAAATTGGTTACTTCTTCAAAAGGAATATGAAAAACTTGTGATGCTGTCAATCTATGAATATCTTGATGATTGTTATAAGCTTCAATCAACGTTTCATCTTCTGATAGATGTGCTAACAAACGTAATTCTATCTGAGAATAATCCGCATCAATAAAAACATAATCCTCTCTTGGTACAAATACCTTTCTTATCTCTCTGCCAATATCCATTCGTATTGGTATGTTTTGAAGATTAGGTTCTATAGAGCTGATTCTACCTGTTGATGTAATAGTTTGTTTAAAGGTAGAATGAATTCTTGAATCCTCTTTGCCTATATAATCAAATAATCCATCTGCATAGGTAGATTTTAACTTAGTAAGTTGTCTATACTCAC
The window above is part of the Vallitalea guaymasensis genome. Proteins encoded here:
- a CDS encoding cell division protein FtsA encodes the protein MTSEEILHINEYVFGLDIGTRSIVGIVGYMDNDKFNIIGNYTALHNTRAMIDGQIHDIEKVAETVNLVKSKLEKQIGFQLKNVCIAAAGRVLKTYQVHVEEQMETNQVINKDHIHLLELMAMEKAHEKLNKELIEGNAYHCVGYSVIKYYLNDYTFSNLEGHKGNKIGVDLLATFLPQEVVDSLYSVIDKCNLKISSLTLEPIAAINIAIPEQYRLLNIALVDIGAGTSDIAITKEGSIIAYGMIPMAGDEITEQIVHDYLVDFETAEKIKLKLNKVKTIVFKDIMGITHKVSSDEIYNKIRPTMDSLAENISSKIMELNGGKTTNAVFCVGGGGRLKKFTNILSEKLELPNERVALRGYEVLNNVYFKNKSSKNPEMVTPVGICLSGINKDNNDFINVSLNGEKLKIFNNNNLTLVDIVAYKGFNHKNLICRRGKDLHYKLNGEEKKLRGTTGEPAVILVNDKVVGLNHPISANDNIILREAKHGITPKLLLIDIIDKYEPYNIYINDTKLNLPYKILVNNTDKNMDYSIVDKDDIKIYTDYSIADILKIADISVDDTDIYVNGDIKSFQYKVNKNDRITIKIEEEQVKDTDDDISNNSASMNEAAITQEEKVEVDNALQIKVYVNGDEILLDGKKSYIFVDIFNYIDFDLKNPQGKIVCLINGKNASYMEKIGIGDKIDIYWDK
- a CDS encoding peptide ABC transporter substrate-binding protein; translated protein: MKKLSLIMLLILCFSLLSGCTKTTDKDAIENTQVNQQDEKEKVVEATPEFGGELKLLMRDPSTLNPLLNTDRTVDQVLKLVFDSLFELDDKEKPVPNLVDSYQLSDSGTTITITLKKNVLFHDGEELHSDDVIYTIETLKAAPEDSIYKNNVKNYKRASAVDQYTFKIYFDQPFAFSLYTMNFPIIPKHHYKSNEDNSMRPIGTGAYAFADFTTMKELNLTANENWYNGEVYVEKIKGIITRDKNNDSDAFNQNIVDIINPTKFDWQDYAETEGVSLTEYPTYYYTFLGFNFNNTLLNDKNIRKSIAYAIDRKDIIKNEFLDHAYITEYPIHPKSWLNESESVTYEKDTDKSKELIAAAGYADANGEEQKPSLRLLVNSENPLRLRIANKIKESLENVGFIINIDLVDNVTYNQKIVNKDFDLLLGEWKLSVVPDFTFAFHSSQIENGSNFISYNNPDMDRVLETIFGSINDNDILSSTNEFKNLFADELPYFSLFFRTSAIISKDRVKGSLNPSIYNNYKGIKDLYISK
- the coaE gene encoding dephospho-CoA kinase (Dephospho-CoA kinase (CoaE) performs the final step in coenzyme A biosynthesis.), translated to MKIIGVIGGCGSGKSEVSNLFKNRFNAYIIDADEIAHNVISKDSKAYKKIVNHFGKHILDDNGNINRSKLGKLVFADEKELKHLTEITHPYINEDITNIINKLKNENKYSYIVLEITALGEGEIYSLIDEYWYIYCDIDVRIERLLKYRNISTESAMNIISKQLSDEEFRKYADVIIDNSNTLDITYDQMKKYLD